The genomic segment CGAGGCGGCGAGGTTGATATTCGCCGCCCATTCCACCGGCCCGGCATAGAGATGCGGGGCGAGCTGTGCGTTGTAAACCTCTGCCATGGCAGAGACTTTCTTCATTTCCCAGATGCCGCCCGCCCGGCCCAATGCCGGTTGCAGGATGGCCGCCGCGCCCTCGCGCAGGAGGGGGGCGAACTCGGCCTTGGTGGTCAGCCGCTCGCCGGTGGCGATGGGGATGCGGACTTTCGCGGCCACCTGGGCCATCTGGCCGACGCTGTCGGGCGGCACCGGCTCCTCGTACCAGAGCGGCGAATAGGGCTCGAGCGCCTGGCCGAGGCGGATGGCCCCGGCGGTGGTGAACTGGCCATGGGTGCCGAAGAGCAGGTCGGCCTTGTCGCCCACCGCCTCGCGGATGGCCTTGCAGAAGGCGACCGAGAGCGAGATGTCGGACATGGCCGGCATATGCCCGCCGCGCAGGGTGTAGGGGCCTGCCGGGTCGAATTTTATCGCGGTATATCCGCGGCTTACGCAGTCGAGTGCGCTTTCGGCGGCCATCTCGGGCGAGGTCCAGAAATCGGCCAGCTTGTGATGCGGCAGGGGGTAGAGATAGGTGTAGGCGCGGATGCGCTCGTTCATCTTTCCGCCGAGCAGGGCCCAGACCGGGCGGCCGCGGGCCTTGCCGAGGATATCCCAGCAGGCAATCTCCAGCCCCGAAAAGGCGCCCATGACGGTCAGGTCGGGCCGCTGGGTGAAGCCCGAGGAATAGGCCCGGCGGAACATAAGCTCAATGTTTTCAGGGGTTTCGCCGGCCATGTGCCGCTCGAACACGTCGCGGATCACCGGCTTCATCGCCTCTGGCCCGACCGAGGCGGCATAGCATTCGCCCCAGCCGGTGATGCCGGTATCGGTGGTCAGTTTCACCAGGATCCAGTAGCGCCCACCCCAGCCCGGGGCAGGCGGCGAGGTGACGATGATGTCGAGGTCTTGCAGCTTCATGGCGGGCCTCCCGAAGGGGGTTTTGCAACGTCGGTATTACGTCGGTATTTTGTCGGTATCACGTCGGTGCGGCATCGGCGCGGCCTAGCGCAGCATGATCACGTTGCGCCGCGCGCTGCCGGTGTTGGTGTCGGCGATGGCCTCGTTGATCTGGTCGAACGACCAGCGGTTCGAGATCAGCTCGTCGAGCTTGAGGCGGCCCTGGGCGTAGAGGTCGATCATCCACGGAATGTCGCGCTTGACCACCACGTCGCCCATCAGCGAGCCGGTGATGCCCTGCCCGTAGGCGGCCAAATTCACCGGCTCGTAGGACGACATGTCGCCGGAATGGGGCATGCCGACCGCGATGATCCGGCCGCCGCCCGCAAGGTAGCGCGGCGCCTGGTCATAGGCGGGGATCGCGCCCACGGTCACGAAAACGGCGTCGGCGCCCCGGCCCATGGCCTTTTTCGCGGCGCGCCAGGGTTTTTCTTGGGTGGCCAGCACGCCGTCGGTCGCGCCGAAGGCCTTGGCGTCTTCCAGCTTGCCCTCGCTCATGTCGACGGCGACGATACGGCGGGCGCCGGCGATGCGCGCGCCCTGGATGGCGTTGAGCCCGACACCGCCGGCGCCGATCACGACCACGTCCTGCCCGGCGCGCAGCTTGGCGGCGTTGACCACCGAGCCGATGCCGGTGATCACTCCGCAGGCCAGCAGGCAGGCGGCGTCCATCGCCATGTCCTCGGGGATCTTCGCGACCTGGCTGTGATGCACGACGACCTTCTCGGCAAAGGCGCCACAGGCCATCGCCTGATGCAGCACACCGCCATCGGCCGTGGTCAGCGGCCCGTGATCGCCATCATAGGGCGTGTCGCAGCCGGTGGGCCGGCCGCTGCCGCAGCTGGCGCATTCGCCACAGGCGCGGATCAGCGTCACGACCACCGGGTCGCCCTCGGACAGCCCGTTGACCCCGGCGCCGACGGAGGTGACGCGGCCCGCCGCCTCGTGGCCGTAGACGGCGGGCAGGGTGCCGCCCCAGGCGCCCTCGGCATAGGAAATGTCGGAATGGCAGATCGCCACGGCATCGAGCGTGACCTCGATCTCGCCCATCTCGGGGGCGCGCAGCCTGACGTCTTCGATGACAAGGGGTTTGCCGAATTCGTGGCAGACGGCGGCCTTGATGGTTTGCATGATGATCCCTCCGGCAGGTTTTGAGGGGCAGCCTGACCCGGATTCTTTCACCGGTGCAAGCGGGAAAAAGGCGGCTTCGGCCTCTTACGGGGCGGAAACGGGGCGGCGCGTGGTAAGGAACAGCACGAGCGCCGCCAGGGTGAGCAGAAGCGCGGCGAGGAAGGGCGCGCCGGGCAGGTAGATGGCGCCGCCCGGCATGGTGGCCGCGGCGAAGACGCCGGTCATCAGCAGGGGCGAGAGGATCATCGCCAGCGCGTTGACGGAGGTGAGGATGCCCTGCAGCTCGCCCTGCGCGTCATCCGGCGTCTGCTGCGACATCATCGCCTGCAGCGCGGGCACCGCCATGGCGGCCATCGCGGCGACCGGCGTGAGGATCAGGGCGAGCGGGCCATTGGTGATGAAGGCCAGCACCGGGAAGGCGAGGATGGAAAAGCCGAAGCCCAGCACCACGGTGCGCAGCTCGCCCAGCCGCGACAGCGCCAGCCGGATGACGCCGCCCTGCACGACCGCCATCGAGATGCCGAAGACGGCCAGCGACAGGCCGATCATCCGCGGATCCCAGCCAAAGCGGGCCTGGGTGAAATAGGCCCAGATCGCCGGGTAGACATGGGTGGCCAGCTGGTAGAGCAGCAGCACGGTCAGCAGCCGCCCCATGCCGGGCAGCGCCCGGATCTGGCGCGCGGCGCCGAACGGGTTGGCGCGGCGCCAGATGAAGGGACGGCGTTTGTCGGGGGTGACGGTTTCGGGCAGGATGACGAGGCCGAAGAGGAAATTGGCAAAGGCCAGCGCCGCGGCGGCATGGAACGGCGCGCGGGTGCCCAGGTCGCCCAGCACCCCGCCGATCACCGGCCCCAGCACGAACCCGAGGCCAAAGGCGGCGCTGACCATGCCGAACCCCGCGCCGCGTTTCTCGGGCGGCGAGATATCGGCCATGAAGGCCGAGGCGGTGGAATGGGTCGCCCCGGTGATGCCACCGACGATGCGGCCCAGAAGCAGCAGCCAGATCGAGCCCGCCAGCGCCATGACCACGTAATCGATGGCCATCACGAAGAGCGAAATGAGGAGTACCGGCCGCCGCCCGAACCTGTCGGAGAGGTTGCCCATCACCGGCCCGAAGAGGAATTGCATCACCGCGAAGGCGGTCGACAGCACCCCGCCCCAAAGCGCCGCGCGGGCCAGGCTGCCGCCCTCGACCTCGAGGATCAGCGCCGGCATGACCGGCAGGATGAGCCCGATGCCCATCGCGTCGATCATCACGGTCATCAGGATGAAGATGGTGGGCAGCCGCCGCCGCATCGGCCTCTCCGGTCTGGCGGGGCCGGGCCCCTGTCTGCCGACCATAGACGCGCCACGCCCCCCTGCAAAGCGCCCCCCCGTGCTTCTTCTTGGGTCAAATATCCAGTCCGTTACGGATGTGCGATCATGGGTGCGGGCGGGAGCTTGTAAATATCCAGATGTGAAGACATCGTCTCCGCGCCGGGGCCCCGGCCGCATTGGTTTGTCCTGCACACTTGATTGGAGCGGTTGGCGCTGACCCCATGCGACTGGAACAGGAGTATCATGATGGATGATCAAGGGGGCCACATGGTTGCAGCCAACGGTCCTCGTGCAGAGTTAGGTGGGCACTTGTTGTCAGAGGCAGGTCAATAATCCCGCGAATGGTGTGGTATTGCCAACCACACGAAATTCCCCAATCCCAATAACAAGTTCCTTCGCCGGGGGAGTGGCATCCACCGTCAACGGTACTATGACTATCTGAACAAGCGGTTGAAAAATGTTCTTCCCAGCCAATAGTCGAAGACGACTCGGCAACTTGCAGATGAAATTGAGCGCGGCGAAATTAACTGGTGACTATGATGGCATATTACGAATTGAAGTATCCAGATGACGTTAGTGCTTGGGTTGCCACCTTGGGCCGACACCCAGGTCAAAAGTTTGATCCTAAGACCGGCGCGGAAGACTTTTCGGAGCACAGAAAAGTTGCTCATTATCTGGCGTCTTGGCGACCGGGAGAAGATTGGCGTCCAGCGCCGGTTTGCCTACATTTCAGGGCACGAGGGCGAAAGCTCGTCAAAAAAGATCGCATTTTCAACGATGTGGTCGGGCCTTTCATTTCGCAGAATGCTGTTGAAAGAATGCGA from the Roseovarius indicus genome contains:
- a CDS encoding Zn-dependent alcohol dehydrogenase, which gives rise to MQTIKAAVCHEFGKPLVIEDVRLRAPEMGEIEVTLDAVAICHSDISYAEGAWGGTLPAVYGHEAAGRVTSVGAGVNGLSEGDPVVVTLIRACGECASCGSGRPTGCDTPYDGDHGPLTTADGGVLHQAMACGAFAEKVVVHHSQVAKIPEDMAMDAACLLACGVITGIGSVVNAAKLRAGQDVVVIGAGGVGLNAIQGARIAGARRIVAVDMSEGKLEDAKAFGATDGVLATQEKPWRAAKKAMGRGADAVFVTVGAIPAYDQAPRYLAGGGRIIAVGMPHSGDMSSYEPVNLAAYGQGITGSLMGDVVVKRDIPWMIDLYAQGRLKLDELISNRWSFDQINEAIADTNTGSARRNVIMLR
- a CDS encoding TCR/Tet family MFS transporter, giving the protein MRRRLPTIFILMTVMIDAMGIGLILPVMPALILEVEGGSLARAALWGGVLSTAFAVMQFLFGPVMGNLSDRFGRRPVLLISLFVMAIDYVVMALAGSIWLLLLGRIVGGITGATHSTASAFMADISPPEKRGAGFGMVSAAFGLGFVLGPVIGGVLGDLGTRAPFHAAAALAFANFLFGLVILPETVTPDKRRPFIWRRANPFGAARQIRALPGMGRLLTVLLLYQLATHVYPAIWAYFTQARFGWDPRMIGLSLAVFGISMAVVQGGVIRLALSRLGELRTVVLGFGFSILAFPVLAFITNGPLALILTPVAAMAAMAVPALQAMMSQQTPDDAQGELQGILTSVNALAMILSPLLMTGVFAAATMPGGAIYLPGAPFLAALLLTLAALVLFLTTRRPVSAP
- a CDS encoding mandelate racemase/muconate lactonizing enzyme family protein — translated: MKLQDLDIIVTSPPAPGWGGRYWILVKLTTDTGITGWGECYAASVGPEAMKPVIRDVFERHMAGETPENIELMFRRAYSSGFTQRPDLTVMGAFSGLEIACWDILGKARGRPVWALLGGKMNERIRAYTYLYPLPHHKLADFWTSPEMAAESALDCVSRGYTAIKFDPAGPYTLRGGHMPAMSDISLSVAFCKAIREAVGDKADLLFGTHGQFTTAGAIRLGQALEPYSPLWYEEPVPPDSVGQMAQVAAKVRIPIATGERLTTKAEFAPLLREGAAAILQPALGRAGGIWEMKKVSAMAEVYNAQLAPHLYAGPVEWAANINLAASIPNLLMCETIETEFHDRLIKGSIRVEQGFITPPEAPGLGIEVDEDFARAHPYEDDGLHLQMQEAPCDYVNGNSFAGGAPPKE